One segment of Salvia hispanica cultivar TCC Black 2014 unplaced genomic scaffold, UniMelb_Shisp_WGS_1.0 HiC_scaffold_167, whole genome shotgun sequence DNA contains the following:
- the LOC125198540 gene encoding heme-binding protein 2-like — protein sequence MGVVFKLCFLVSAFLFGSVAGGGVGAVPAQCERIECPSYDVVGSGEGFEIRRYNSSMWISTQPIEDISLVHAGSVAFYQLFDYIQGKNSNHEKIEMTAPVIIEVKPSDGPFCASSFVVSFFVPKANQPTAPSSETLWLQKWGLTYVAVRQFSGFVQDADVGVEAAALYASLAGTVWADAIERSHAGDSASHYIVAQYNSPFEFKDRVNEIWFRFDLVEGAIASVV from the exons ATGGGGGTTGTTTTCAAGTTGTGCTTTCTTGTGAGTGCGTTTCTATTCGGATCCGTCGCCGGCGGCGGGGTAGGAGCGGTCCCGGCGCAATGCGAGCGCATCGAGTGCCCAAGCTACGACGTCGTCGGAAGCGGGGAAGGCTTCGAAATCCGGCGTTATAATTCCAGCATGTGGATTTCCACTCAACCTATCGAAGATATCTCCTTGGTTCATGCCGGCAGTGTTGCCTTTTACCA GCTATTCGACTACATCCAAGGCAAGAACAGCAACCACGAGAAGATAGAAATGACGGCTCCGGTGATCATCGAGGTCAAACCCAGCGACGGGCCTTTCTGCGCCTCCTCCTTCGTCGTCAGCTTCTTCGTCCCCAAAGCCAACCAGCCTACCGCACCATCCAGCGAAACCCTCTGGCTCCAGAAATGGGGGCTCACCTACGTCGCCGTCCGCCAGTTCAGCGGCTTCGTCCAGGACGCGGACGTCGGGGTCGAAGCCGCCGCGCTGTACGCATCTTTAGCTGGGACTGTGTGGGCGGACGCCATCGAGAGGAGCCATGCAGGGGACAGCGCCTCGCACTACATCGTGGCGCAGTATAATTCGCCGTTCGAGTTCAAGGACAGAGTCAATGAGATTTGGTTTAGGTTCGATCTTGTGGAAGGTGCTATTGCCTCTGTCGTTTGA